One window from the genome of Elaeis guineensis isolate ETL-2024a chromosome 5, EG11, whole genome shotgun sequence encodes:
- the LOC105032717 gene encoding uncharacterized protein encodes MEGNLEENREVEGEEEYLLLDLDEVCVHGDIPANAPYVLSGLDTLNPILVIGDRLKLVGEYQETIGTCFVFSESDAMLHQETGSSETDLLKDKCIMNSNEASFKNIKPIAKLYKVLKFKLAIDDQN; translated from the exons ATGGAAGGCAACCTCGAAGAAAATAGAGAAGTTGAGGGCGAAGAAGAATATCTCTTACTTGACTTGGATGAAGTTTGTGTGCACGGTGATATTCCCGCCAATGCTCCCTATGTCCTATCT GGTTTGGACACTCTGAATCCGATTTTGGTCATTGGCGACCGCTTGAAACTG GTCGGTGAGTACCAAGAAACAATTGGAACATGCTTTGTGTTCTCTGAAAGTG ATGCAATGCTGCATCAAGAGACAGGATCTTCCGAGACAGATCTCTTAAAGGATAAATGCATTATGAATTCAAATGAAGCTTCATTCAAGAACATTAAGCCAATTGCAAAGCTTTATAAAGTTCTCAAATTTAAGCTGGCAATTGATGATCAAAATTAA